The following proteins come from a genomic window of Salvia hispanica cultivar TCC Black 2014 chromosome 4, UniMelb_Shisp_WGS_1.0, whole genome shotgun sequence:
- the LOC125222634 gene encoding splicing factor U2af small subunit B-like: MAEHLASIFGTEKDRVNCPFYFKIGACRHGDRCSRLHTKPSTSPTLLLSNMYQRPDMITPGVDPQGQPIDPKKIQSHFEDFYEDLFQELSKYGDIQSLNICDNLADHMVGNVYVQFREEDQAQNALQNLVGRSYEGRPIIADFSPVTDFREATCRQYEENVCNRGGYCNFMHLKKISRELRQQLFRKSRRRHDRSRSRSRSPRHRGYEERHGSGRRGGDSRHHDRGRRPRSRSPGRRSGRSRSPGGRRNRSPVRESSAERRAKIEQWNKERENPEPAKDRNNEEAEDGNHGLEHNDGRSRSYNDNQQPSEQGNGDYDF; encoded by the exons atggcGGAGCATTTGGCGTCGATATTCGGAACCGAGAAGGACAGGGTGAACTGCCCCTTCTACTTCAAGATCGGCGCGTGCAGGCACGGAGACCGTTGCTCGCGTCTGCATACCAAGCCCAGCACTAGCCCCACTCTCCTCCTCTCCAACATGTATCAACGCCCCGATATGATCACTCCCGGCGTCGACCCTCAGGGCCAGCCCATCGATCCCAAGAAGATCCAATCCCATTTCGAG GATTTCTACGAAGATTTGTTTCAGGAGCTGAGCAAATATGGTGATATCCAGAGCCTGAACATATGTGATAATTTGGCTGACCACATGGTTGGTAATGTCTACGTCCAGTTTAGGGAGGAAGACCAAGCTCAGAATGCCCTCCAGAATCTTGTCGGCCGGTCTTACGAAG GGCGACCAATCATTGCTGATTTCTCTCCTGTGACGGATTTCCGTGAAGCAACTTGTAGGCAATACGAAGAAAATGTATGCAATCGAGGTGGATACTGCAATTTCATGCATCTGAAAAAGATTAGCAG GGAATTGAGACAGCAATTGTTTCGGAAGAGTAGAAGAAGACATGACCGCAGTAGAAGCAGAAGCCGTAGTCCTCGCCATCGTGGCTATGAGGAGCGTCATGGCTCTGGGAGAAGGGGTGGTGATAGCCGTCACCATGATAGAGGCAGAAGACCTCGAAGCAGAAGCCCAGGTCGAAGGAGTGGCCGAAGCAGAAGTCCTGGGGGAAGGAGAAACAGGAGCCCAGTTAGAGAAAGCAGTGCGGAGAGAAGGGCCAAAATTGAACAGTGGAATAAGGAAAGGGAGAATCCTGAACCTGCTAAAGATCGTAATAATGAAGAAGCCGAGGATGGTAACCATGGCTTGGAACATAACGATGGGCGATCGCGTTCCTATAACGACAATCAGCAACCATCAGAGCAAGGAAATGGAGATTATGACTTCTAA